taatttgttgaaaACACATACAAGTATATAAGTTCCTTACAACGCGTAACGTGTAGGAGTTAAACTCTATTAATTAaagttgtttcttttttattcagTATCTACGTAGGAACCCAACTAATTCAAATTCTCATTAGGTCGAACCCCATTTAGGAAAAGTATTCCTATCAAGAATTTTATATCCAAAACTCGAATCTAAAGATCTAAAACCTCTCAttagaaaaatcatatttgttgCATCATATCATTTGACGGTATAAACATGTTATATTCAACCAACTTCCTGGAATGTTAAAAGGCATCTTTCAACTCTTTTGTAGCCCCTTATATCACTTTTTTCTAATACAATACCTTTTAGAATATTCTTAGagtataattaaataaagggataatgcacacgAACTCTTAATTTATGTTCGAATtttagagacacatttatattatactaaggtcctattacccttgaacttattttattaataattttctaccccttttcggcgtacgtgacactatcttgtgggcctaatgatggttgattttttttttaaaacttgtgccgtgtaggtcgaaaaggagtagaaaattacttataaaataagttaaggaaggtaataggactttaatatagtataaatgtgtcaaTGAAATTTTATGCATAGATTGAGGGAGTACCAgtgtattttttcttaaatatataaaaaaagataatatatagtGGAATAGATAAGATGGTTTGTTTGACAAAACACTTCTTAGGTCAACGTTTTAATGATTCTAATTGACTAAATTTCTTCCAATTTTTATCATATCTTGATCTACCTAACATCGAGAATCTTTGCTTTGCTGCTAATTAATTCTTTTGATTTGATACCTTATTAGTTCATGTATCAAaccatttttaaaaagaaaaaatatatatatcatgtacTATAGCTTTCAATAAGACTTTAATAACCGTCTTTTATTTTAAAGCGTTctagtaataataaatttaaactttaaagtaacTTATGAAATCAAAATAAGACTATGTACACTTTCttaaaaactatttattttctgtgtttcaatttatatatcaatttgACTGAACACCTTTTTTTTAAACCTATAATATCAAAAAACAAACCATAAACAATATATGGCTATAACTCAACATTTTATCAAGGATAAGGTAAGAAGTTTATAGatattatttgttaataaagaaatgtaatattcttttttagacAGACCGAAAACAAAAATAcgcgcatatatatatatatatataacaagtGTGACAAAGCTTAATTTACAACAGTAAAAACCCATTATTTACTAACAGAAACTAGAATTCAAGAACATGCAAAACACAAATCCATCCCCATATCCTTTCATCTGCAGTAGCCTTCCAAGCTAATGTTAATATTTAGTCACTAATTtccatcttattttatttttactcattataGTCCGGCACACATAGCATCCCATCCCCGTATTAGAAGGATCCAGAAGAGGGCTGAACTCCGAGGAACGTAATGTAGACATCCTAACATGATGCAAGTATTAGTGTAACATTAATATCTTCTTTAATAATCTCGAAACCTGTGACCTATAGGTCAGAATAACGAGAGTAGGATAGACatatattagtatatatattaattgaaaaaaacttGAAAGTAAGATTTTATTTGTTGTAGGATGAAACTATGGATAATTCCATAGATTTTGATCAGCACCACCAATATAATCATCATCTGGAGGAAGGTGGTTGAGACGTGGTGGACTAAGTAGCATCCCTTCGGCCATATTCATAATAACATTTGGcatatcaaatatcaaatctTCATCCATAAAATTGTACTCATTATTATTAGGTATCAAATAATTATCCTCCACGTCTCTCGAAACGGttctactattactattactattactattgttaCTCCGCCCTCCTATTAACGCGTCCCCGGCTGCTCCAATTGCTGCGGCCGCACAGGCCGCAGCAGTCTGGATATCCCGGGGCGAGTTGGTAGCGGGGACAGGTAAAGAGGGGGCGGAGTTTGGAAAATTCAGCTCGGTATCCCGACCCTTAAGTGCAAGTGCTGCCACGTCATAAGCGATGGCAGCCATTTCCGGGGTCGGGAATGTACCGAGCCAAATCCGGTTAGGGGAACGCGGCTCCCGAATTTCTGACACCCATTTTCCGCTActtttccttcttcttatcCCTTTGTATACCGGGTGCCGTCCTGATTCTGATCCTGATCCTGATCCTGATCCGTTATTTGCTCCAGACATTTCGgaattataatatattgtatgaatgaataattataatatttcgAAATGAGTGTAAGATTCGATTGGATTAGGGAAGCCATTTATGGAAGAGGAAGAATAAGGCCTTGAGCAgccaaaattaatgaaattggaTAGAAGTGGTAACCAGTTGGGAATGAACTgctaagaaattttttttgggtgaaagCCAGAAATATTTTGCTGGATAGATAAAATGGGTTGAAAGGAAATATAAAAACCGCGCATATATAGAAAAGTGTTAATTAGAATAGTGAAATATTTACAAGATTTTAGATGTaacagtaatttttttttatagtgcaAAGGTGGAAGAATGTGATAGAATATAATGTGAGACGTTGATACGACGTTACGTTGGCAATATGATGTTAGAATCATTGCATTCATGTATTCAAAATTAGGTGTCTTACTTGATTATTTTACAAGTGTTTGCACAAATTACTTTATTTGTTACTACTCCGTCTAATCGGTATGAcagataatgaataataattttaaaataaaataaaaaacagatCTCTAAACTTGTTGGGTTTTTCCCCTCAGATACCTCAAGTATgctatttttctattgaatcatTAAATCATctataatttgttccttttaaatgCTGTTGGCTGATGTAGAACCAAATTTTTGAGGAGTATTGATAGAGGATGCATATGTTGTTCCAGAACTCATTAGTCCAACTGATAGTGAAACTGTTCGAGaataattatgttttacttGAAGTCATTTGaacaaattagaaaagaaatgaGACTGACACACTATTtgtcttcattccttcaatcaaaatcattacaatacGAACACTATTAAAGACATTTATAATAGAAAAGTCGATAAAAATCAGCCAACAgttttaaaagaaacaaattatagatggttcaatgattcaataggaaaataacGTAGTTGAATTATCTGAAAGGAAAAATCCAACAAATTTAAGAATTTGTTGATGAGTTCGGTCTTTATTTGTAGTACTTTGAGattataagttaatttttaCTCATATAGCTAGTCTTATATTGggacattttaatttatgagaACTTTATCTGTctcatttttcatattaaatgatCCTTAAAGTGTTTACTTAgtctttttcttatgtttttaaaaaatgaaaaatcaaatcttaCTCCCTTCATACTAAAAAGATTTGTCTTAAATAGTTAATATTTGGAAGATAAaggattattttttcaaatccaTACCAAACATATATTAGTTTGAAATCATATCAAGACTATCTTTTGGGTTCTAGAGTCGAGAGAGTACATTTTTATTAGTAAGTAACTgtaactatttaattttaacGACTTACTGTAAAATTGATTTCGTGTTAAGAGAATGAAACTCGAGTCTAGAATTATACAAGCATCAATATTTGCTTTCACAATTCAAACTTATGACATATCGATCATTGCGATAACTTTACTAATACTTCAAGATTCCAATATTATTCAAAAGAAGGAGaactctattttaaaatataggtAAATTGACAAACAAAGCCCACTTCTTAAAAGTACATATaaacaaaaaacacataaatattttaagacgAACAaactattaaaagaaaaaattaaacatattttgttgaaataagAATTTCGACAATTAATCAGCATCTTAGGGTAAGGATTAGTgttcataaatttaattaaccacttctataatcaaattacaataGAGAGAAtacactaaataattttttccgtATATTCTAACTTTACTATACATACACACAACTTAATTAGAATACCacaattacaaaatataaaacaaaattggAAGGGCAAATCCCTCATGAATAAGATTAGCtaattataaaattgtttttGGTACTTTTAGATGTAATGATGTAATTAAGACTGAACTGTTTACTCCAATAGTAAAACTTCCAAAAATATCCTTTGgagtaatattttatattatcaagGATCTTTTTAAAGTCTACAGCTGGAACTATCAATAAtgtcattttcaaattttcaccaGTAAGTTATCTTTACCAATTCcactattaatttatatttttattaacataCAATATAACTCTTATATCCAAATAatgtaaataataatataactctTTCTTCAAAATTAGCGCATTTATATCCTTCGTATTATGTTCTCCCAActtttaacaaatttttatctcatttaattaaaatatcatagtTATAATTTAGCTAATTACTACTTGCGATCAATattcaatgataataatataggCTGAAATTTCGTGTTTGTATAATTCTAAATttgcaaaaatataatttgtacaacttctatataatataatttgtataattgttttACGTTcagatatttttataaatttgtcatttcgaatttatacaaaaataactcaatatacaaacacatccataaattatacaaaaataggctaattatacaaattcgtgAACTATACGAACAAGACAGCTTAAACTATAAGTACAACCTGTAAAAtatgcaaactatagctatgaagcatgattaaatttattataatgacTATTAATGAAAATTCCCCATCTCTCACTACGTTAAATttatctaaattatatataaaaaaagaattattccttaaaaaaaattccttgtatacaactaatataaaaaagtaaataaaaaatccaCTTATTCATAAAACTTCCTTCCTCTATAACATACGcccaaaaaaaagtaagaaaaagtaTAATAAGGTTTAGAAAGGGGCTTgattaaatgaaagaaataaataaaaatcatagtactaaaaaataaattttagaaattttaattcataaGTAAGAGATAGGAGGGTTGAATTTTGAATGCcgtgtaaaataaatatataatttcagcGCGTTGCCGCCTGCCGTCTGCGGCGTTTCCCGGTTAGTTGCAATGTAAAAACTTCACATCAATTGATATTACGcttttcgttttaatttatttagtctATTTGATTT
The sequence above is a segment of the Solanum lycopersicum chromosome 10, SLM_r2.1 genome. Coding sequences within it:
- the LOC101245414 gene encoding ethylene-responsive transcription factor ERF024; this translates as MSGANNGSGSGSGSESGRHPVYKGIRRRKSSGKWVSEIREPRSPNRIWLGTFPTPEMAAIAYDVAALALKGRDTELNFPNSAPSLPVPATNSPRDIQTAAACAAAAIGAAGDALIGGRSNNSNSNSNSRTVSRDVEDNYLIPNNNEYNFMDEDLIFDMPNVIMNMAEGMLLSPPRLNHLPPDDDYIGGADQNLWNYP